The sequence GCGTAGAGGTAATGTACGGCGGCAGGGGCTGGCGCTTGCGCTGCTTCTCCTGCACGGAATCGACCGTGAACTGGCCGTTCTCCAGCTGCTCCTGCAGAGATTCGGCCTGCTCCGCGTTGGAAATGTGGTTCTGGCCCGGTTTGACCGCCTTGCCCTCCAGCTTGTGCAGGTCCATCCAGAACGGCGGCGGGTTGCCACCTTCCAGGAGCACCTTGAACGGCCAGTACTCGTCGGCCCTGAATGCGCGGCGTTCCTTTTCGCGCTCGACCAGGATCTTGAGCGCCACGGACTGAACGCGCCCGGCCGAGATGCCGCGCTTGACGTTCTTCCACAGGATCGGGGAAATCTTGTAGCCCACCAGCCGGTCGAGGATGCGCCGCGCCTGCTGGGAGTCGAACAGGTTCTCGTTGAGGTCCTGGGCGTGCTCGAGCGCGTCCTTGACCGCACGGGACGTGATTTCGTTGAACTGGATGCGCCGGATGTTGTCGTTGACCGGCTTGAGCAGTTCGGCAACATGCCAGGCAATGGCCTCACCCTCGCGGTCGGGGTCGGGCGCGAGATAGACGGTGTCCGCCTTCTTGGCCGCAGCCTTCAGACGCTTCACGACGTCCTCTTTGCCCTGGATGATCTCGTAGTGGGGAGCGAAGTTGTTCTCCTCGTCCACGCCCAGATCACGGGTAGGCAGGTCACGCACGTGGCCCACCGAGGCATCGACCATGTAGTCCTTTCCCAGGAACTTGGAGATGGTCTTCACCTTGGCAGGGGACTCAACGATGATCAGGTCTTTCGGCATGTTACGGCTCTCTTATCAGGCTGTTGAAAAACGCGCGATTGCGCTCCTGCACTCGCGCATTCTTCAACAGGCTGAAGATGGTATCCGGCCTGCCTTGCTGGTTGCGGGGCTCCGGCACATCCAGAACCCGTTCCCGACAGACTGAGGGGCGTCTATGCCCACTTTTGCTCCAGCTCGTCAAGCCTCTATATATAGATAATGGGTGAAATACATCTTTTTTCCTCTTTCCCCACCCCTTGGCACAACCTCTTTTTGCACAGAACCCGGTCCTGTTTGTGACCCATTCTTCATCGGCAGGCCACATTCCGTCACCCGTTCGTCAGGCTTCCGACGAAAGCGGGCGGTATGTTCAGCGAACTCTACAACCCGTCTGCATTCTAGGAGAAACACATGTCTTCCGAACATTTGAATCGTCGTGATTTTTTGAGAATAGGAGCCCTGGCCGGTGCGGCCGTCGCGGTCACCGCCCTGCCTCTTCGCGCTCAGGCCGCGCCGACCACGATCACCCTTGACGAGTGTATGTCCATGACGCCCCAGGCCATGGCCGACGCCTCGGGCCCGGTGTCCGCTTCCTGGCAGTCCATCCTTCAGTCCGCAGGCCAGATCCGCAATCCCACCCTGCGCGCCAAGGTCCTGGCCGTGCTCGACAACCCCGCGCCCACCGTGACCAAATCCATCGGTGCCAGCGAGAAAAAAGCCATCTACAAGGAACTGTCCTCCAAGGAGCTCATCAAGGACGTTTCCGAAGCCGATTTTCTGCCGCCCGCTTCCGGAGCGACCACCGCGGCCCAGCCCTTCTGGTCCGCGCCGGGTTCCGGCTACGGCAGCCACCACGCCTATCCCGGCGGACTGTGCACCCATACCGGCCTGAACACCCGCGTGTCCCTGGCCCTGTACGACGGCTACCGCGAGGTCTACGACTACATGCTCGACCGCGACGTGGTCATCGCCGCCCAGCTGCTGCACGACCTGCACAAGCCGTGGGTCTTCCAGTGGGCCGCCGACGGCGAGTCCCGCACCGAGCGTACCCTGGCCGGAACCGGTGAGCACCACCCCCTGGGCGTGGCCGAATCCATCGCCCGCAAGATGCCCGCCGAGGTCATCGTGGCCCAGGCCTGCGCCCACAACCATCCGCGCACCGACAAGGACGAGGCCCAGGTCGTGGGCTGGCTGACCGCCGCCTCCATCATCGCGGGCGTCGATCCCGTGCAGTACGGTCTGCTCGCCGAGGGCGGCAAGACCCTGCCCCTGCCCCGCCGCCAGGAAGGATTCGTCACCCACCTCGGCGACCACGACTGGGTCCTGACCGTTCCCGCCAACCAGTGGGTGCTGCCGGTCCTGGAGAAGGTTGCCGTGCGCGACTACAAGATCTCCCAGTCCGACCTCAAGGCCAAGCCGTTCAAGCAGTTCCGCAACTACGTCTACTCCCAGGGCACCATCATGGGCCTGTACGAGACCTACGCCGCCAAGGGCGAAGACGAACTCGTCCGCACCATCCACACCATCATCACCCCCGCCTAAGGGCGGTCGTACTCCACGCCGGGCCCGGATCGCCGCGCCCGGCGAGCTTGCCTCCGGCGGCCGGGGGAGGGGCGCAACCACTTTGAAAAGGGTTGCTTCCCACCTTCCCCCGGCCCCCATCCCCACCGTTTGCCAAAACATTTCAGTGCTGCTTCGCGCATGTGCCGGGGCGGTGGTTCGTCCTTTGAATGGAAAAATTCAAGGGCGAATCGATCCGTTGGGCGAACGAGATACACTAGAGAAAATCTAGACTTAACTTTGCGGCAATATTGCCAAATTCCAATCGGTTACAGTTCCGGTAAAATTTCGGGTGGTTAGGGTGCGCATAATCATGGTATAAGCGGCTACGCGACGTACGGAAGCGAAAAATCATCATTAATTAATTAAACTAATTGAAAATCCGACCGATAAGAGCCATTGGGACATCAGGACCGGATTTTTCGGACCGGGTGAACCGGCTCCGACCAACGGAACAGTCATGAGTCAAAGACAACAGGAATTGGCCGAGCGGGTGGCCGGAGTCAGGGAAGCGCTGGCCGAGGCCGCGAAACAGGCGGGACGTGCGCCCGAAGACGTGACCTTGGTGGCGGTGTCCAAGCTGCACCCCGCCTCGGATATCCGGGACCTGGCCGAGACAGGCCAGATGGAGTTCGGCGAGAACTACGTGCAGGAGGCCCTGTCCAAGCAGGAAGAGCTGGCCGGGCTGAACGTCAACTGGCATTTCATCGGCGGCCTGCAGTCCAACAAGGCCAAATACGTGGCCGGGAAGTTTGCCCTGGTGCACAGCGTGGACTCCTCCAAGCTGGCGCAGGCATTGCATAAAAAGGCGGCAAGCCTGGATACGGTCCAGGACATCCTGATTCAGGTGAACATTGCGGGAGAAACGCAAAAGTCCGGAATCACGGTGGAAAAACTGCCGGAACTGGCCGAGGCGGTCCGGGGTATGGAGGGGCTGCGGCTCGTCGGGTTGATGACGCTGCCGCCGTTTTTCGACGATCCCGAGCGCGCCCGACCGGCATTCGCCCGGTTGCGGGAGTTGCGCGACGGGCTGGAAACGCGCCTGGGCATGGAGCTGCCGCACCTGTCCATGGGCATGACCGGAGACTTTGTCCCGGCCGTGCAGGAAGGCGCGACACTGGTGCGCATCGGCACACGGATTTTCGGGACGCGGCCGCCGCGCGGCTGAGAACCTAAGCGGAGACAGCATGGATCTGGGTACCATAATAGGCATCGTCCTCTCGTTCGGACTGGTCCTGTCGGCCATTATGACCGGCTCCAGCCTGATCATCTTCGTTTCCGTGCCCTCCCTGCTCATCGTCGTGGGCGGCACCATCGGAGCCGGGCTGGTCAACTACCCCATGAACTACATCATCGGCGTCATCGGGGTCATCAAGAACACCTTTTTCTCCAGCCTGGATTCCCCGGCCGAGATCATCGACCGGTTCAAGGACTACGCCAACCGCGCCCGCCGCGAGGGCATCCTGTCGCTGGAACCGCTGATCAAGGAAATCGACGACGACTACATGCGCAAGGGCCTGCAGCTGACTGTTGACGGCCTGGAGCCCCAGACAATCCAGGAGATTCTGGAGACGGAAATCTCCTATCTGGCCGAGCGCCACGCCACCGGCGCGGACGTCGTGTCCGCCCTGGGCAACCTGGCACCGGCCATGGGCATGATCGGTACGGTCATCGGCCTGGTGCAGATGCTCCAGACCATGAGCGACCCCTCGTCCATCGGCCCGGCCATGGCCGTGGCCCTGCTGACGACTCTGTACGGGGCGATTATCGCCAACCTGGTGCTCATGCCCATGGCGGGCAAACTCAAGGCGCGCAGCAAGGAGGAAATCCTTTTGCGCGAGATGATCATGGAGGGCATTCTGTCCATCTCCAAGGGCGAAAACCCGCGCATCATCGAGGAGAAGCTGAACAGCTTCCTCCCGCCCAAGGACCGCATCGTCTCCGAATAACCATCCCGCCCGAGGGGGCGCGCCATGGCCAAGAAGAAGTCGAAACAAATCTGCGATGAACTGCCCCTGTGGATGGTCACGTTCGCGGACTGCATGACGCTGATGCTGACCTTCTTCATCCTGCTCGTGTCCATGGCCACCATCGACCAGCGGCGCAAGCTCGTCGCGCTCGGCTCCATCATCGGCACCTTCGGCTTCAACCAGAAGGGATACGACGTCCTCACCCAGAAGGACACCAAGAAGACCGTAGAACCCGGCCCCATCGACAGCGGCGATCTGGAACCGCTCCAGTCCCTGAAATGGGAAGACGTGAACAAGGACATCAACTTTTCCTCGAGCCGCTTCGTTCAGATTCTGTCCATCAACGCGAGTCTGCTCTTCGGCCCCGACGGCACCACCCTGAGCGCCGAGGGACGGGCCACGATGGACAGTTTTCTGCCGCTGCTCATGCAGGTCAAATACCCGCTGCTCCTGGCCGGGCACACCTCGGACATGCGCGACGAACGCGGGCTCAACTACCAGCCCGGCGACAACGAGGCCAACCCCGACCTGTCCTGGAAACTTTCGCTCAACCGCACCCTGACCATTTACCGTTACCTGCTCGAAAACGGCATGAGCCCGGACATGATCCGGGTGGAGGCGTTCGGCAGGTATCGGCCCCACTACCCTCCGGACAATCCGGAAAACCGTGCCCGCAACCGGCGGGTGGACATCGTCCTGGACAAACGGTCCAGCCGCCTGGGCGACCGTATCGTCGAGGCGCTGCCCGCGCAGCCGGAGCGCAAGGACACCATGAGCGTGGACGGCTTCGAGTTCGACGTCTCCACGCCCGGGGAGCTGCAATAAGTCATGGGCAAGAACAAGAAAGAACCGCCTTGTCCGCCTCTGGCCCTGTGGTTGGTCACGTTCTCGGACCTGATGACCCTGCTGCTGACCTTCTTCGTCCTGCTGCTGACCATGGCCTCCATGGACAACTCCATCCTGACCAAGGTCACGCTGACCACCGCGGACCTCGGCCTGCTCGACAAGCGCGGTTCGGGCCGGGTCAACGCCAAGGAACGGCTCATCGTCGAGCTCATGGAGAAACCGTGGGAGGTCATGGAGAAGCAGAACCGCATCAAGGACCTGCTTTATCCGGACGACACCCTGCCCGACGAGATCAGCAAGTCCGACCTGGACGACAACCTCGACGTCCTGGCCAAGCAGGACGGCGTGGCCCTGGTCTTCACCGACCAGATACTTTTCACTCCGGGTGGCTCCGAGCTGTCCGTCGAGGGCAAATACCTCATCGCCCGCCTGGTGCCGATGATGACCCAGTCCGACGCGCCCATCAACGTGGCCGGGTACACCGACCAATCCGATGCGACGCAGACCCCGCTGGAACTGTCCGGGGACCGCGCGCTGGCAGTGCTCTCCTACCTGGTGGACAAGGGTCTGCCCAATTCACGCTTCTCTCTGTCCGCCTACGGCAGCGCCTTCCCGGTCATCAACGAACTGGGCAGGCCAGTCCAGTCGCCGAAGAACCGGCGGGTGGAGATACTGCTCAAGACCGCCCGGCCCATTGGCGGTTACTGACGAGTCTAAACTTAGTCTGGAAAAATGGGGCGATTGACGTTAAGAGATTGAGAACAACCAGCAGGAAAGGGATCTGCCATGGCTCAAGAAGAACTGACCCAGGAAGAAGGGAAGAAGAAAAAGGGCGGGCTGCTCAAATGGATCATCATCGTCGTCTTGCTGGCGGCGTTGGGTGTGGGCGGCTGGTTCGGATACAAGATGTTCTTTGCCGCCCCCGAAGAGGACCCGGCCGCCCAGCAGGCAGCCGCGGAAGATCCCGGCAAGCCCGCCGAGCAGTTGGAGGGCCAGATCGTGGCGCTGCCCACATTCCTGGTCAACCTAGCCGACCCACTGGGCCGCCGCTACCTCAAGCTCGGAGTGGAAGTCGAGGTGCGCGACGCCGAGGCCCAGACGGCCCTGACCAAATACGAAGCCAAGATCAAGGACACCCTGCTTCTGCTG is a genomic window of uncultured Pseudodesulfovibrio sp. containing:
- a CDS encoding twin-arginine translocation signal domain-containing protein; translated protein: MSSEHLNRRDFLRIGALAGAAVAVTALPLRAQAAPTTITLDECMSMTPQAMADASGPVSASWQSILQSAGQIRNPTLRAKVLAVLDNPAPTVTKSIGASEKKAIYKELSSKELIKDVSEADFLPPASGATTAAQPFWSAPGSGYGSHHAYPGGLCTHTGLNTRVSLALYDGYREVYDYMLDRDVVIAAQLLHDLHKPWVFQWAADGESRTERTLAGTGEHHPLGVAESIARKMPAEVIVAQACAHNHPRTDKDEAQVVGWLTAASIIAGVDPVQYGLLAEGGKTLPLPRRQEGFVTHLGDHDWVLTVPANQWVLPVLEKVAVRDYKISQSDLKAKPFKQFRNYVYSQGTIMGLYETYAAKGEDELVRTIHTIITPA
- a CDS encoding YggS family pyridoxal phosphate-dependent enzyme, coding for MSQRQQELAERVAGVREALAEAAKQAGRAPEDVTLVAVSKLHPASDIRDLAETGQMEFGENYVQEALSKQEELAGLNVNWHFIGGLQSNKAKYVAGKFALVHSVDSSKLAQALHKKAASLDTVQDILIQVNIAGETQKSGITVEKLPELAEAVRGMEGLRLVGLMTLPPFFDDPERARPAFARLRELRDGLETRLGMELPHLSMGMTGDFVPAVQEGATLVRIGTRIFGTRPPRG
- a CDS encoding MotA/TolQ/ExbB proton channel family protein; this translates as MDLGTIIGIVLSFGLVLSAIMTGSSLIIFVSVPSLLIVVGGTIGAGLVNYPMNYIIGVIGVIKNTFFSSLDSPAEIIDRFKDYANRARREGILSLEPLIKEIDDDYMRKGLQLTVDGLEPQTIQEILETEISYLAERHATGADVVSALGNLAPAMGMIGTVIGLVQMLQTMSDPSSIGPAMAVALLTTLYGAIIANLVLMPMAGKLKARSKEEILLREMIMEGILSISKGENPRIIEEKLNSFLPPKDRIVSE
- a CDS encoding flagellar motor protein MotB, with protein sequence MAKKKSKQICDELPLWMVTFADCMTLMLTFFILLVSMATIDQRRKLVALGSIIGTFGFNQKGYDVLTQKDTKKTVEPGPIDSGDLEPLQSLKWEDVNKDINFSSSRFVQILSINASLLFGPDGTTLSAEGRATMDSFLPLLMQVKYPLLLAGHTSDMRDERGLNYQPGDNEANPDLSWKLSLNRTLTIYRYLLENGMSPDMIRVEAFGRYRPHYPPDNPENRARNRRVDIVLDKRSSRLGDRIVEALPAQPERKDTMSVDGFEFDVSTPGELQ
- a CDS encoding flagellar motor protein MotB, with translation MGKNKKEPPCPPLALWLVTFSDLMTLLLTFFVLLLTMASMDNSILTKVTLTTADLGLLDKRGSGRVNAKERLIVELMEKPWEVMEKQNRIKDLLYPDDTLPDEISKSDLDDNLDVLAKQDGVALVFTDQILFTPGGSELSVEGKYLIARLVPMMTQSDAPINVAGYTDQSDATQTPLELSGDRALAVLSYLVDKGLPNSRFSLSAYGSAFPVINELGRPVQSPKNRRVEILLKTARPIGGY
- a CDS encoding flagellar basal body-associated FliL family protein; the encoded protein is MAQEELTQEEGKKKKGGLLKWIIIVVLLAALGVGGWFGYKMFFAAPEEDPAAQQAAAEDPGKPAEQLEGQIVALPTFLVNLADPLGRRYLKLGVEVEVRDAEAQTALTKYEAKIKDTLLLLLSSKTYEGLSTMQAKVELKQEIADRLNQIIGNGGVLRVYITEMVIQ